From the genome of Calliopsis andreniformis isolate RMS-2024a unplaced genomic scaffold, iyCalAndr_principal scaffold0022, whole genome shotgun sequence, one region includes:
- the LOC143187020 gene encoding uncharacterized protein LOC143187020 isoform X1, which produces MKYQQISVDFVSMVFTACSYLALAGAVWIFLRIIQACFWLPGHLKKQNDVQRMLQDKVENYEKYILQCEERERSEQEMRGEDVKVDPTYAEKWKERRECLEMLKKELSKVRDSGDNSHDWDYLLEEEETQEKDSTVTEIQDTEISRDKEMNDLEYKKDK; this is translated from the exons ATGAAGTATCAACAGATTTCGGTGGACTTTGTAAGTATGGTGTTCACTGCCTGTTCGTATTTGGCTCTTGCTGGAGCTGTTTGGATATTTTTACGAATCATTCAGGCATGTTTTTGGCTGCCGGGTCACCTGAAAAAGCAAAATGATGTTCAACGTATGCTACAAGATAAG GTCGAGAATTATGAAAAATACATATTACAATgcgaagaaagagagagatctGAACAAGAAATGCGAGGTGAAGACGTCAAGGTAGATCCTACTTATGCAGAAAAGTGGAAAGAACGAAGGGAATGTTTGGAGATGTTGAAGAAGGAATTGAGCAAAGTTCGTGATAGTGGTGATAATTCACATGACTGGGATTATCTCTTGGAGGAAGAAGAAACACAGGAGAAAGATTCAACTGTTACAGAAATTCAAGATACTGAAATATCTAGGGATAAAGAGATGAACGATTTAGAGTATAAGAaagataaataa
- the LOC143187020 gene encoding uncharacterized protein LOC143187020 isoform X2 → MKYQQISVDFACFWLPGHLKKQNDVQRMLQDKVENYEKYILQCEERERSEQEMRGEDVKVDPTYAEKWKERRECLEMLKKELSKVRDSGDNSHDWDYLLEEEETQEKDSTVTEIQDTEISRDKEMNDLEYKKDK, encoded by the exons ATGAAGTATCAACAGATTTCGGTGGACTTT GCATGTTTTTGGCTGCCGGGTCACCTGAAAAAGCAAAATGATGTTCAACGTATGCTACAAGATAAG GTCGAGAATTATGAAAAATACATATTACAATgcgaagaaagagagagatctGAACAAGAAATGCGAGGTGAAGACGTCAAGGTAGATCCTACTTATGCAGAAAAGTGGAAAGAACGAAGGGAATGTTTGGAGATGTTGAAGAAGGAATTGAGCAAAGTTCGTGATAGTGGTGATAATTCACATGACTGGGATTATCTCTTGGAGGAAGAAGAAACACAGGAGAAAGATTCAACTGTTACAGAAATTCAAGATACTGAAATATCTAGGGATAAAGAGATGAACGATTTAGAGTATAAGAaagataaataa